A single window of Nocardioides baekrokdamisoli DNA harbors:
- the pheT gene encoding phenylalanine--tRNA ligase subunit beta, which produces MKAPVSWIKEYVDLPDSVTTEALTDRLTALGLKLEALESADITGPLVIGRVLTQDPEPQKNGKVINWCTVDVGDANGTGAPQGIICGAHNFGPGDLVVVCLPGAVLPGGFAIAERKTYGHISAGMICSARELGLSDEHEGIIVLPEGTAQPGDDAFELLGLDEEVIEFEINPDRAYALSLRGVAREAALGFEAPFTDPAEREVPEIDGKAWDVDVQDVAGCPVFAARLVSGFNPSAPTPDWMSRRLEQSGMRSISLAVDITNYVMLELGQPIHGYDADKVAGGLAVRRAGAGEKLETLDGTLRALDVEDLVIADDSGVIGLAGVMGGASTEISGTTTRVLVEAANWQPVSMFRTGRRHKLNSEAGKRNERGVDPLLPGVAADRVVELLVEFGGATAEPGFTVVGSAAAREPISIAADLPARITGMEISAGTTVANLRLIGAEVVLDGDVVTATPPTWRVDINDPYDLVEEVARIVGYESVPSVLPQRATGRGLTRAQKLRRRIGRSLAGAGLSEIVAFPFVGEATFDALGLDPDDHRRDVVQLANPLSSEDPSYTTTLLPGVLKAAARNLGRGANGVALFETAPVAIPAHQGPSPIYGVDRRPTPEELDALLKTLPAQPLHLGVVFAGQVVRDGWDGAGRDAEWSDAVAVVRRLAADLSVALDVRGVAYAPWHPGRCAEFSIEGKVIGHAGELHPTVCRNFGLPARAAVAEIDLDALIRAVPDAVRAPEFSTMPVAKEDVALLVDTEITVAAVDEALRDGAGELLESLRLFDTYVGEQLGAGKKSLAFALRFRATDRTLTAEETAAARDAAVARAAELTGAVQR; this is translated from the coding sequence GTGAAGGCTCCGGTCTCCTGGATCAAGGAGTACGTCGACCTGCCCGACTCGGTCACCACCGAGGCGCTCACCGACCGCCTCACTGCGCTCGGGCTCAAGCTCGAGGCGCTCGAATCCGCGGACATCACCGGTCCGCTGGTGATCGGTCGCGTCCTCACGCAGGACCCGGAACCGCAGAAGAACGGCAAGGTCATCAACTGGTGCACCGTCGACGTCGGCGACGCCAACGGCACCGGTGCACCCCAGGGGATCATCTGCGGTGCCCACAACTTCGGACCGGGAGACCTCGTCGTCGTGTGTCTGCCCGGCGCTGTCCTGCCGGGTGGATTCGCGATTGCCGAGCGCAAGACGTACGGCCACATCTCGGCCGGCATGATCTGCTCGGCCCGGGAGCTCGGCCTCTCCGACGAGCACGAGGGCATCATCGTTCTGCCTGAGGGCACCGCCCAGCCCGGTGACGACGCTTTCGAACTTCTGGGGCTCGATGAAGAAGTCATCGAGTTCGAGATCAACCCCGACCGCGCGTACGCGCTTTCGCTGCGCGGTGTCGCCCGCGAGGCGGCCCTCGGTTTCGAGGCGCCCTTCACTGACCCGGCCGAGCGCGAGGTTCCTGAGATCGACGGCAAGGCCTGGGACGTTGACGTCCAGGACGTCGCCGGCTGCCCTGTCTTCGCTGCCCGTCTGGTCAGCGGCTTCAACCCGTCCGCCCCGACTCCTGACTGGATGAGCCGCCGCCTGGAGCAGTCGGGCATGCGCTCGATCTCGCTCGCAGTCGACATCACCAACTACGTGATGCTCGAGCTCGGCCAGCCGATCCACGGCTATGACGCCGACAAGGTCGCCGGCGGTCTGGCCGTGCGGCGGGCCGGGGCCGGAGAGAAGCTCGAGACCCTCGACGGGACGCTTCGTGCGCTTGATGTCGAGGACCTGGTCATCGCTGACGACTCGGGTGTGATCGGCCTCGCTGGCGTGATGGGCGGAGCCAGTACCGAGATCTCCGGGACGACGACCCGTGTCCTGGTCGAGGCGGCCAACTGGCAGCCGGTGTCGATGTTCCGCACCGGGCGCCGCCACAAGCTCAACTCCGAGGCCGGTAAACGCAACGAGCGCGGCGTCGACCCGCTGCTGCCGGGCGTTGCCGCCGACCGCGTGGTCGAGTTGCTGGTGGAGTTCGGGGGAGCGACCGCCGAGCCCGGCTTCACCGTGGTCGGATCGGCCGCTGCTCGCGAGCCGATCTCCATCGCCGCCGATCTTCCGGCACGGATCACCGGCATGGAGATCTCGGCAGGGACCACGGTCGCAAACCTCCGCCTGATCGGCGCTGAGGTCGTACTCGACGGCGACGTCGTGACAGCCACACCGCCGACCTGGCGCGTGGACATCAACGACCCGTACGACCTCGTCGAGGAAGTCGCCCGCATCGTCGGGTACGAATCGGTGCCGAGTGTGTTGCCGCAACGCGCCACCGGACGCGGCCTGACTCGGGCACAGAAGCTGCGGCGTCGGATCGGTCGGAGTCTCGCCGGCGCCGGTCTGAGCGAGATCGTTGCCTTCCCGTTCGTGGGGGAGGCGACTTTCGACGCGCTCGGACTCGACCCTGACGACCATCGGCGCGACGTCGTTCAACTTGCCAACCCGTTGTCCAGTGAGGACCCGTCGTACACGACGACCCTGCTGCCGGGTGTGCTCAAGGCGGCTGCTCGCAACCTTGGCCGCGGTGCGAACGGTGTTGCCCTGTTCGAGACCGCGCCGGTCGCGATCCCGGCGCACCAAGGGCCGTCGCCCATCTACGGGGTTGACCGCCGTCCAACTCCGGAGGAGCTCGATGCCCTTCTGAAGACGCTGCCGGCGCAGCCCCTGCACCTGGGTGTCGTCTTCGCGGGGCAAGTCGTCCGCGACGGCTGGGACGGGGCAGGTCGTGACGCGGAGTGGAGCGATGCGGTCGCAGTCGTACGCCGCCTCGCTGCTGACCTGAGCGTCGCACTTGATGTCCGAGGAGTCGCGTACGCACCGTGGCACCCGGGCCGTTGTGCCGAGTTCTCGATCGAGGGCAAGGTCATCGGCCACGCCGGGGAACTCCACCCGACCGTGTGCAGGAACTTCGGGCTTCCCGCGCGTGCGGCCGTCGCCGAGATCGACCTCGACGCTCTCATCCGCGCCGTCCCTGACGCAGTCCGGGCGCCGGAGTTCTCCACCATGCCGGTGGCGAAGGAGGACGTCGCCCTGCTGGTCGACACCGAGATCACCGTGGCCGCCGTCGACGAGGCGCTTCGCGATGGAGCCGGCGAACTCCTCGAGTCCCTGCGTCTGTTCGACACCTACGTCGGCGAGCAGCTCGGCGCGGGCAAGAAGTCGCTCGCCTTCGCCCTGCGTTTCCGTGCAACAGATCGGACGCTGACGGCTGAGGAGACCGCGGCTGCTCGCGATGCCGCGGTTGCCAGGGCTGCTGAACTGACCGGCGCGGTCCAGCGTTAG
- a CDS encoding gamma carbonic anhydrase family protein — protein sequence MPMFEFEGKRPQVHPEAFIAPTATLIGDVTVEKGASIWYGVVLRADICTIIVREGANIQDNSVVHGGPEAVVEIGAHSTVAHSCVMHGKRLGEKSILANNSVMLDDSVIGDGTMVAASSMIGPGGSIPDHVLAAGAPAQVKKPIAGTPAEFWVQVNGDYYADLARRHANGVREV from the coding sequence ATGCCGATGTTTGAATTCGAGGGCAAGCGTCCCCAGGTCCACCCCGAGGCGTTCATCGCCCCGACGGCCACGCTGATCGGCGATGTCACCGTCGAAAAGGGTGCAAGCATCTGGTACGGCGTCGTGCTGCGCGCCGACATCTGCACGATCATCGTGCGCGAGGGCGCGAACATCCAGGACAACTCCGTGGTCCACGGCGGCCCCGAGGCTGTCGTCGAGATCGGTGCGCACTCGACCGTCGCTCACAGTTGTGTGATGCATGGCAAGCGGTTGGGGGAGAAGTCGATCCTCGCCAACAACTCAGTCATGCTCGACGACTCGGTGATCGGTGACGGCACCATGGTGGCGGCGAGTTCGATGATCGGGCCGGGTGGCTCGATCCCTGATCACGTACTGGCTGCTGGCGCCCCGGCGCAGGTGAAGAAGCCCATTGCCGGGACGCCGGCCGAATTCTGGGTGCAGGTCAACGGCGACTACTACGCCGACCTCGCTAGGCGGCATGCGAACGGCGTACGCGAGGTCTGA
- the argC gene encoding N-acetyl-gamma-glutamyl-phosphate reductase → MRMTGTRVAVAGASGYAGGELLRLLLAHPEVEIGALTANSNAGERLGALQPHLLPLADRILEPTTVEVLSGHDVVFLALPHGTSAALAEQLPEQMVIVDCGADFRLKDAEAWTTFYGTEHAGSWPYGLPELPDHRAALQGATRIAVPGCYPTVSSLILAPAVAAGLIEPDVVVVAASGTSGAGKALKANLLGSEVMGNTSAYGVGGVHRHTPEITQNLSALAGEPVTVSFTPMLVPMSRGILATGTATLKPGVTADQVQQAYAAAFADEQFVHVLPQGQWPQTKSVVGSNAVHLQVAVDEAANKLVAVGAVDNLTKGTAGAAVQCMNLALGFPEQTGLSTIGLAP, encoded by the coding sequence ATGCGCATGACGGGAACGAGGGTCGCAGTCGCCGGAGCCAGCGGGTACGCCGGTGGTGAGTTGCTGCGCCTGCTGCTTGCGCATCCCGAGGTCGAGATCGGTGCCCTCACGGCCAACAGCAACGCAGGTGAGCGACTCGGCGCCCTGCAGCCGCATCTCCTGCCGCTGGCCGATCGGATCCTCGAGCCGACCACCGTCGAGGTACTGAGCGGGCACGATGTCGTCTTCCTCGCTCTGCCCCACGGCACGTCGGCAGCGTTGGCCGAGCAGTTGCCGGAGCAGATGGTCATCGTCGACTGTGGCGCTGATTTCCGGCTCAAGGACGCCGAGGCGTGGACCACGTTCTACGGCACCGAGCACGCCGGCAGCTGGCCGTACGGGCTTCCAGAGCTGCCCGACCACCGGGCTGCGCTGCAGGGCGCGACCCGGATCGCAGTCCCCGGCTGTTATCCGACCGTGAGCAGCCTCATCCTGGCTCCCGCCGTCGCAGCCGGTCTGATCGAGCCAGATGTGGTGGTCGTTGCGGCCAGCGGCACGAGTGGCGCCGGGAAGGCACTGAAGGCGAACCTGCTCGGCAGCGAGGTCATGGGCAACACCAGTGCGTACGGCGTCGGCGGCGTGCACCGGCACACCCCCGAGATCACGCAGAACCTCTCCGCCCTCGCGGGAGAGCCCGTGACCGTCTCATTCACTCCAATGCTCGTCCCGATGTCGCGAGGGATCCTTGCCACCGGCACCGCCACCCTGAAGCCGGGCGTCACCGCAGATCAGGTGCAGCAGGCGTACGCGGCGGCTTTCGCCGACGAGCAGTTCGTCCACGTCCTCCCGCAGGGTCAGTGGCCACAGACCAAGTCGGTCGTCGGATCCAACGCGGTGCACCTTCAGGTTGCCGTGGATGAAGCCGCGAACAAGCTCGTCGCCGTTGGTGCGGTCGACAATCTGACCAAGGGCACGGCCGGCGCCGCCGTCCAGTGCATGAACCTCGCCCTCGGCTTCCCTGAGCAGACTGGCCTGAGCACGATCGGACTCGCACCATGA
- the argJ gene encoding bifunctional glutamate N-acetyltransferase/amino-acid acetyltransferase ArgJ, translating to MSTSHTGAVTRPKGFVAAGVAAGLKSSGNKDLALVVNQGPSFASATVFTSNRCKANPVLWSQEVVKDGIVKAVVLNSGGANCYTGAEGFQTTHATAERVAEKVGIGAIDVIVCSTGLIGLVNNRDDLLRGVDAAAEALGETGGDDAAHAIMTTDTVSKQVIVTGDGWSIGGMAKGAGMLAPALATMLVVITTDADVDSATLDRALRTATRVSFDRLDSDGCMSTNDTVTLLASGASGVTPSEEAFTAALTSVCSDLAMQLLQDAEGADHSISIQTINAASEDDAVKVGRSVARSNLFKAAIFGKDPNWGRILASVGTTDAEFDPADLDVALNGVWVCKASTPAEDPSQIDLEPREVTVTIDLKSGSARATVWTNDLTHAYVHENSAYSS from the coding sequence ATGAGCACCTCTCACACTGGCGCGGTGACCCGTCCCAAGGGCTTCGTCGCCGCAGGCGTGGCGGCCGGTCTCAAGAGCAGTGGCAACAAGGACCTCGCCCTGGTCGTGAACCAGGGACCGTCGTTCGCCTCGGCGACCGTGTTCACCAGCAACCGCTGCAAGGCCAATCCGGTGCTCTGGAGCCAGGAGGTCGTGAAGGACGGCATCGTCAAGGCGGTCGTACTGAACTCCGGCGGGGCGAACTGCTACACCGGCGCAGAGGGTTTCCAGACCACCCATGCCACTGCCGAGCGCGTCGCCGAGAAGGTCGGGATCGGTGCGATCGACGTCATCGTCTGCTCGACCGGTTTGATCGGCCTGGTCAACAACCGCGACGACCTGCTCAGAGGTGTCGACGCGGCCGCAGAGGCGCTCGGTGAGACCGGCGGAGACGACGCGGCGCACGCGATCATGACGACCGACACCGTGAGCAAGCAGGTCATCGTGACCGGCGATGGCTGGTCGATCGGTGGCATGGCCAAGGGTGCGGGAATGCTCGCTCCCGCGCTGGCGACGATGCTGGTCGTGATCACCACGGATGCGGACGTCGATTCCGCGACCCTCGATCGCGCTCTGAGGACCGCGACGAGGGTCAGCTTCGATCGGTTGGACTCCGATGGGTGCATGTCCACGAACGACACTGTGACTCTGCTGGCCAGTGGCGCAAGCGGTGTGACGCCTTCGGAGGAGGCGTTCACGGCTGCTCTGACCTCGGTCTGCAGTGACCTCGCGATGCAGTTGCTCCAGGATGCGGAGGGTGCAGATCATTCGATCTCCATCCAGACGATCAACGCAGCGTCGGAGGACGATGCCGTGAAGGTCGGCCGGAGCGTTGCGCGGAGCAACCTCTTCAAGGCGGCGATCTTCGGCAAGGACCCGAACTGGGGCCGGATCCTCGCCAGTGTTGGCACGACCGACGCGGAGTTCGATCCGGCTGACCTCGACGTCGCGCTGAACGGCGTGTGGGTCTGCAAAGCCTCGACGCCGGCGGAGGATCCGAGCCAGATCGATCTCGAGCCTCGCGAGGTCACCGTGACAATCGACCTCAAGTCCGGCAGTGCCCGGGCGACGGTGTGGACGAACGACCTCACCCATGCGTACGTCCACGAGAACAGTGCGTACTCCTCATGA
- the argB gene encoding acetylglutamate kinase has protein sequence MSDHTVLTPGQNAQVLANALPWLKRYHSQIIVVKYGGNAMTDDTLKVAFAEDIAFLRLAGFKPVVVHGGGPQISKMLDRLNIKSEFRGGLRVTTPEAMDVVRMVLVGQVQRELVGLLNQHGPLAVGLSGEDAGLFTAVATNTIVDGEEVDLGLVGEVESVRPDAVLDLIEAGRIPVISSVAPDRQGVVHNVNADTAAAALAIALKAEKLLVLTDVEGLYRDWPDSDDVIGEISPEALAELMPSLASGMVPKMQACLEAIVGGVPRATVVDGREPHAVLLEIFTDEGVGTQVVPGVETKIRKARA, from the coding sequence ATGAGCGACCACACCGTCCTGACCCCTGGACAGAATGCCCAGGTTCTCGCCAACGCCCTGCCCTGGTTGAAGCGCTATCACAGCCAGATCATCGTCGTGAAGTACGGCGGCAACGCGATGACCGACGACACCTTGAAGGTGGCCTTTGCGGAGGACATCGCCTTCCTGCGCCTGGCTGGTTTCAAGCCGGTGGTCGTCCACGGTGGTGGTCCGCAGATCTCGAAGATGCTGGACCGCTTGAACATCAAGTCCGAGTTCCGTGGAGGCCTCCGGGTCACCACTCCTGAAGCCATGGACGTCGTACGGATGGTGCTGGTCGGCCAGGTCCAGCGCGAGTTGGTCGGTCTGCTCAACCAGCATGGCCCCCTCGCGGTCGGCCTGTCCGGCGAGGACGCAGGCCTCTTCACTGCGGTTGCGACCAACACGATCGTCGACGGTGAAGAGGTCGACCTCGGCTTGGTCGGCGAGGTCGAGTCCGTACGCCCCGACGCCGTCCTGGACCTCATCGAGGCCGGCCGGATCCCGGTGATCTCGAGCGTCGCGCCGGATCGCCAGGGCGTGGTTCACAACGTCAACGCCGATACGGCTGCGGCAGCGCTCGCGATCGCGCTCAAGGCGGAGAAGTTGCTCGTCCTGACCGACGTCGAAGGCCTGTACCGCGACTGGCCCGACTCCGATGACGTCATCGGCGAGATCAGCCCTGAGGCTCTTGCCGAACTGATGCCGAGCCTCGCGAGCGGCATGGTGCCCAAGATGCAGGCCTGCCTGGAAGCCATCGTCGGGGGAGTGCCTCGGGCGACGGTCGTCGACGGCCGCGAACCCCATGCCGTCCTGCTGGAGATCTTCACCGACGAAGGTGTGGGTACGCAGGTCGTTCCCGGCGTCGAGACCAAGATTCGGAAGGCGCGCGCATGA
- a CDS encoding acetylornithine transaminase — MTSQGLSASERYSGALMNTFGTPKLVLAKGDGTHVWDENGKAYLDLLGGIAVNALGHAHPAVVAAVAQQFGALGHISNFFASRPQIELAEKLRDLVAQTYAGAGETKVFFTNSGAEANEAAFKITRRTGRTHIVAMEGSFHGRTMGALAVTSKEAYRTPFEPLPGDVTFVPFGDVSALEAAVSESTAAIVVEPIQGEGGVLVPPAGFLAEVRRIADAHGALMWVDEIQTGVGRTGSWFANAEATPDLITLAKGLGGGFPIGACIGIGRAASLLEPGNHGTTFGGNPPACAVALAVITTIEEQGLLDHVASIGAALTNALAADPRVSEISGRGLLVGATVSVDAGKVVAAAQHHGVILNAATPNRVRLAPAYVLSEADVTEFAEKWSTILDTAEAL; from the coding sequence ATGACGAGCCAAGGACTCAGCGCGTCCGAGAGATACAGCGGCGCGTTGATGAACACCTTCGGGACTCCGAAGTTGGTGCTCGCCAAGGGTGACGGCACGCACGTCTGGGATGAGAACGGGAAGGCTTACCTGGACCTCCTCGGCGGCATCGCCGTCAACGCCCTCGGCCATGCACACCCGGCCGTGGTCGCGGCGGTGGCGCAGCAGTTCGGCGCGCTCGGCCACATCTCGAACTTCTTCGCCAGCCGTCCACAGATCGAGCTGGCGGAGAAGCTGCGGGATCTCGTTGCACAGACGTACGCCGGTGCCGGCGAGACCAAAGTGTTCTTCACCAACTCCGGCGCCGAAGCGAACGAGGCGGCGTTCAAGATCACCCGCCGCACGGGGCGTACCCACATCGTTGCGATGGAGGGCAGCTTCCACGGCCGCACGATGGGCGCGCTCGCGGTCACCTCGAAGGAGGCTTACCGGACTCCGTTCGAGCCGCTGCCGGGTGATGTGACGTTCGTACCGTTCGGCGATGTTTCGGCACTCGAGGCGGCCGTGAGCGAGTCGACCGCCGCGATCGTCGTCGAACCCATCCAAGGCGAGGGCGGGGTGTTGGTCCCGCCAGCCGGCTTCCTTGCCGAGGTGCGACGGATCGCCGATGCGCATGGTGCCCTGATGTGGGTCGACGAGATCCAGACCGGGGTAGGACGTACGGGTTCGTGGTTCGCGAACGCAGAAGCGACACCCGACCTCATCACCTTGGCGAAGGGTCTGGGAGGTGGATTCCCGATCGGCGCCTGCATCGGCATCGGACGGGCTGCGAGCCTCCTCGAGCCCGGCAACCACGGCACGACGTTCGGCGGCAACCCGCCTGCTTGCGCGGTGGCTCTTGCGGTCATCACCACCATCGAGGAGCAGGGGCTGCTCGATCACGTCGCCTCGATCGGTGCTGCCCTCACGAACGCCCTCGCGGCCGACCCGCGCGTCAGCGAGATCAGCGGACGCGGCCTGTTGGTCGGCGCGACCGTGAGTGTCGACGCCGGCAAGGTCGTGGCCGCAGCCCAGCACCACGGCGTCATCCTCAACGCCGCGACCCCGAATCGTGTGCGTCTCGCGCCGGCATACGTCCTGAGCGAGGCTGACGTGACGGAGTTCGCTGAAAAGTGGTCCACCATTCTCGACACTGCAGAAGCACTGTGA
- the argF gene encoding ornithine carbamoyltransferase translates to MTGATMRHFLRDDELTPAEQAEVLALAAEIKANPFEHRPLHGPRTVATIYDKPTLRTQSSFAAGIAELGGHPMLVDGGLAGIGVRESVADVARVLGRQASAIVWRTYEQTKIEQMAEHAGVPVVNALTDEFHPCQLLADLLTIQERKGALKGLTAAFLGDAACNMGNSWALAGATAGMHVRFGAPEGCAPDADVLKKAAHIAAHTDGSIAVSTDAAEAVRDADILITDTWVSMGKEDEATARIALFSPYALTADLVAQAKPDAIVMHCLPAYRGKEIAAEVIDGPQSVVWDEAENRRHAQKAILTFLMGAL, encoded by the coding sequence ATGACAGGAGCGACCATGCGGCATTTCCTGCGCGACGACGAGCTCACCCCGGCCGAACAGGCAGAGGTCCTCGCACTGGCTGCGGAGATCAAGGCCAACCCGTTCGAGCATCGCCCTCTGCACGGCCCCAGGACCGTAGCGACGATCTACGACAAGCCGACACTGCGTACGCAGTCGTCGTTTGCAGCCGGCATTGCCGAACTCGGCGGCCACCCGATGTTGGTGGACGGTGGTCTCGCGGGCATCGGGGTACGTGAGTCCGTCGCCGACGTGGCCCGGGTGCTCGGTCGACAGGCCAGCGCGATCGTCTGGCGTACGTACGAGCAAACCAAGATCGAGCAGATGGCTGAGCATGCCGGAGTCCCGGTGGTCAATGCGTTGACCGATGAGTTCCATCCCTGCCAACTGTTGGCTGATCTGCTGACGATCCAGGAGCGCAAGGGTGCGCTGAAGGGGCTGACGGCGGCATTCCTGGGCGATGCCGCCTGCAACATGGGCAATTCGTGGGCGCTCGCAGGCGCGACCGCCGGTATGCACGTCCGATTCGGAGCCCCCGAGGGCTGCGCCCCTGACGCCGACGTCCTCAAGAAGGCCGCGCACATCGCGGCCCACACCGACGGATCGATCGCTGTGAGCACCGATGCTGCCGAGGCAGTACGCGACGCCGACATCCTCATCACTGACACGTGGGTGAGCATGGGCAAGGAGGACGAAGCCACGGCGCGGATCGCGTTGTTCTCGCCCTACGCGCTGACCGCTGATCTGGTGGCTCAGGCGAAGCCGGACGCGATCGTGATGCACTGCCTCCCCGCGTACCGTGGCAAGGAGATCGCAGCTGAGGTCATCGACGGACCACAGAGCGTGGTGTGGGACGAGGCGGAGAACCGTCGCCACGCCCAGAAGGCGATCCTGACCTTCCTGATGGGCGCGCTCTGA
- a CDS encoding arginine repressor, translated as MVEARPATKASRHQLITDLVGTQPIHSQTELAELLADRGVQVTQATLSRDLVFLDAIKVRLGGGLAYAIPGEGGDRRPAAPAESAAAQTRLGRLCAELLVSAEASTNLVVLRTPPGAAQFLAGAIDKCDFSEILGTIAGDDTVLVIGRDALGGEDLVRRFVALAEQPEHVVADDMHAIDDAKRN; from the coding sequence ATGGTTGAGGCGCGGCCGGCCACGAAGGCGAGCCGACACCAGTTGATCACCGACCTCGTCGGCACTCAGCCGATCCACTCGCAGACCGAGTTGGCCGAGCTCCTCGCAGATCGCGGCGTGCAGGTCACCCAGGCGACCCTGTCGCGTGACCTCGTGTTCCTGGATGCGATCAAGGTTCGACTCGGCGGGGGCCTGGCCTACGCCATTCCGGGGGAGGGCGGGGACCGTCGCCCCGCGGCCCCGGCAGAGTCCGCCGCCGCTCAGACCCGGCTCGGCCGGTTGTGCGCCGAGCTACTGGTCAGCGCCGAGGCGAGTACGAATCTGGTGGTGCTGCGCACACCGCCGGGAGCCGCCCAGTTCCTTGCCGGCGCCATCGACAAGTGCGATTTCTCGGAGATTCTTGGGACGATTGCCGGCGACGACACCGTTCTGGTGATCGGCCGGGACGCGCTGGGCGGAGAGGATCTCGTACGGCGCTTCGTCGCCCTGGCCGAGCAGCCCGAACATGTCGTCGCCGACGACATGCATGCCATCGACGATGCGAAGAGGAACTGA
- the argG gene encoding argininosuccinate synthase: MSKVLTELPKGERVGIAFSGGLDTSVAVAWMRANGAVPCTYTADIGQYDEPDISGVPDRAKQYGAEIARAIDCRRELVEEGLAALACGAFHIKSAGRTYFNTTPLGRAVTGTMLVRAMREDDVDIWGDGSTYKGNDIERFYRYGLMANPNLRIYKPWLDNTFVTQLGGRSEMSQWLVEHNLPYRDSTEKAYSTDANIWGATHEAKTLEHLDVSLEIVEPIMGVKFWDPSVVIDTEDVAISFESGRPVAINGQRFDDPVALVMEANAVGGRHGLGMSDQIENRIIEAKSRGIYEAPGMALLFVAYERLLNAIHNEDTIANYTAEGRRLGRLLYEGRWFDPQAFMLRESIQRWVASVVTGEVTLRLRRGEDYTVLRTDGPAFSYHPEKLSMERTENAAFGPLDRIGQLTMRNLDIADSRAKLELYADQLGGRANLLGPVTPGESASIAANPDLEDAAEAGDGAALESGLD, translated from the coding sequence TTGAGCAAGGTACTGACCGAGCTGCCGAAGGGCGAGCGAGTAGGCATCGCATTCTCCGGCGGTCTGGACACCTCGGTGGCCGTCGCATGGATGCGCGCGAACGGCGCTGTGCCGTGCACGTACACGGCTGACATCGGCCAGTACGACGAGCCGGACATCTCGGGTGTACCCGACCGGGCGAAGCAGTACGGAGCCGAGATCGCGCGCGCGATCGACTGCCGTCGCGAGCTGGTCGAGGAGGGTCTCGCGGCACTGGCCTGCGGCGCCTTCCACATCAAATCTGCCGGGCGTACGTACTTCAACACCACCCCGCTGGGGCGAGCTGTGACCGGCACGATGCTGGTCCGTGCCATGCGTGAGGACGATGTCGACATCTGGGGCGACGGGTCGACCTACAAGGGCAACGACATCGAGCGCTTCTACCGCTACGGCCTCATGGCCAACCCGAACCTGCGGATCTACAAGCCCTGGCTGGACAACACGTTCGTCACCCAGCTCGGCGGTCGCTCTGAGATGAGCCAGTGGCTCGTCGAGCACAACCTGCCGTATCGCGACAGCACGGAGAAGGCCTACTCCACTGACGCCAACATCTGGGGCGCGACTCACGAGGCGAAGACGCTCGAGCATCTCGACGTCAGCCTGGAGATCGTCGAGCCGATCATGGGCGTGAAGTTCTGGGATCCGTCGGTGGTGATCGACACCGAGGACGTCGCGATCTCGTTCGAGAGCGGCCGACCTGTCGCCATCAACGGCCAGCGCTTCGACGACCCGGTGGCGCTCGTGATGGAAGCCAACGCCGTCGGCGGACGCCACGGCCTCGGCATGTCCGACCAGATCGAGAACCGCATCATCGAGGCGAAGTCGCGGGGCATCTACGAGGCCCCGGGCATGGCCTTGTTGTTTGTCGCGTATGAGCGCCTGCTCAACGCGATCCACAACGAGGACACCATCGCGAACTACACCGCTGAGGGCCGGCGCCTCGGCCGGCTCTTGTACGAAGGCCGTTGGTTCGACCCCCAGGCGTTCATGCTGCGCGAGTCGATCCAGCGATGGGTGGCGTCGGTCGTCACCGGCGAGGTGACGCTACGGCTGCGCCGGGGTGAGGACTACACCGTCCTCAGGACGGACGGCCCCGCGTTCTCCTACCACCCGGAGAAGTTGTCGATGGAGCGCACGGAGAACGCAGCGTTCGGCCCGCTGGACCGGATCGGCCAGCTCACCATGCGCAATCTCGACATCGCGGACTCCCGCGCCAAGCTCGAGTTGTACGCCGACCAGCTCGGTGGTCGCGCGAACCTGCTCGGTCCCGTCACCCCCGGTGAGTCCGCGAGCATCGCAGCGAACCCCGATCTCGAGGACGCTGCCGAGGCCGGCGACGGTGCAGCACTGGAGTCAGGCCTTGACTGA